CGACAGCAATGCTAACAACCGGCCCTTTATCTACTGCAGctgattcttttttctctgtTATGCTCTTAGGATATTGTTACATGGAATTTAACTCTTGTATCACTGATTATATTTCCGAGAGGGTCTACGGTGTTTGGCACAAATACGCTATGTATATGTTGGGACTTGGTTCTGCCGTCTCCCTCTTCGGGATTTACAAGTTGGAAACAGAGAATGATGGTGTTGTTGGCCTAGTAAAATGTTTGTGGGACTCTCCCAAGAGGGAAGGCAGCGAAAAGATTGAGATCAAGAAATAGATAGGTCAGCCACGGAATACACATCCAATCATTTAATATACTTGTTTTAAATAGCACTGtgtttgatattttccTGATCTCTCCTAGTTTCTGCCGTTACACTATTTTGCCTTATTTACtattatttattcattcatttttcctttatttattctttacCTCTTAATACTGATATTATCACCTTTCCTTATTTCAATTACTCcaatatattttgtttaagGTTTATTTCCCAGCTGTGAAGATTGTGCACTAAGTACTCTTTCGTCACACGTGGTTTCTTAACCACAATTAATTCTCGTTCACAACAGTATACATCCCTGCAGTCAAATCtgtttaaaatttttataaaTTCAT
The Saccharomyces mikatae IFO 1815 strain IFO1815 genome assembly, chromosome: 4 genome window above contains:
- the SDH4 gene encoding succinate dehydrogenase membrane anchor subunit SDH4 (similar to Saccharomyces cerevisiae SDH4 (YDR178W) and SHH4 (YLR164W); ancestral locus Anc_8.377), giving the protein MMLPRSMRCITGKRIFHTATVRAFQSTAKKSLTIPFLPVLPQKPGGVKGTPNDAYVPPPQNKLEGSYHWYMEKIFALSVVPLATTAMLTTGPLSTAADSFFSVMLLGYCYMEFNSCITDYISERVYGVWHKYAMYMLGLGSAVSLFGIYKLETENDGVVGLVKCLWDSPKREGSEKIEIKK